A stretch of Pseudoprevotella muciniphila DNA encodes these proteins:
- a CDS encoding BatD family protein — protein sequence MPNKLITIYTTAETHSNAITRSVPMSVRRLLLVLLTLLTPLSSYTQSISVQAPERVGKNQDFSIVYTVRNANVESFSAPHVPAGLTVVGGPSRQEESSTSIINGNVSSSRSVSYIIYLVATAAGTYNIPPANFNIQGHLVQTKSLSIKVDNSAANQSPAQTPHSMQQGMFPPSAMPPSSSLSSEVTERDLYFTVTASQTTVYEQQAVLLTYRFYCGKNLGLSVGTGQTPDFKDMVTIDIENESKTPDVTQENIGGRPFKTGIVKRTLIFPQKTGTITIPGITFQCQVQPADPFGAFFSTPSVLERKVKDIQINVQPLPQRPVAFGGAVGQLQAKAEIVGGPPKTNELGTYRLTISGVGNLKLITPPKINFPKSFETYEPRITDNSKADDAGCTGNVVFEYRFVPREVGNFTIPETPFVYFDPADKTYHTIALQAIPLNIKQGERSASEVDKELELMRSDIISEPQDEPKHLLPKWGSPLYIFLLLAIIAAFVWVYKWLGKNLEIRSDAEGWRRRKSGKKASVRLRKAEQLLNEKDDIFCAEILKAFKVYIAEHYNIGVGEISKQKIEDLLTEDNVEPALRSELLGMLDECEQVRFSGVISNITKDEMLLKANDIMNKLINANKNGKQ from the coding sequence ATGCCGAACAAACTGATAACGATATACACTACAGCAGAAACGCATAGCAATGCAATAACGCGGTCTGTGCCGATGAGTGTCAGAAGGCTTCTCTTAGTCCTGTTGACTCTATTGACACCACTCTCTTCATATACCCAGTCCATAAGTGTTCAGGCACCGGAGAGGGTGGGGAAAAATCAAGATTTTTCCATAGTCTATACGGTGAGGAATGCTAACGTGGAAAGTTTCTCTGCGCCGCATGTGCCGGCAGGATTGACTGTCGTAGGTGGTCCTTCCCGACAAGAGGAATCGAGCACGAGTATCATCAATGGTAATGTAAGTAGTAGTCGCTCAGTGTCATATATAATCTATCTCGTTGCCACTGCTGCAGGGACCTATAACATACCACCGGCAAATTTCAATATACAGGGACACCTCGTGCAGACCAAAAGTCTGTCCATAAAAGTGGACAACTCGGCTGCAAATCAAAGTCCGGCGCAGACACCACATTCTATGCAGCAGGGCATGTTCCCGCCTTCGGCAATGCCACCGTCTTCTTCCTTAAGTTCGGAAGTGACGGAGCGAGATCTCTATTTCACTGTAACGGCGAGCCAAACGACTGTTTATGAACAGCAGGCGGTGTTACTCACTTACCGGTTCTATTGCGGAAAGAATCTGGGGCTGAGTGTGGGTACCGGACAAACGCCCGACTTCAAGGATATGGTTACCATCGATATAGAAAATGAAAGCAAAACCCCGGATGTTACACAAGAAAATATCGGAGGCAGACCATTCAAGACAGGCATAGTAAAGAGAACACTTATCTTCCCTCAAAAGACAGGCACCATAACCATACCGGGTATCACATTCCAATGCCAAGTGCAACCGGCAGATCCGTTCGGAGCATTCTTCTCAACACCAAGTGTGCTGGAGCGAAAAGTAAAGGACATACAAATCAATGTGCAACCCCTGCCACAACGTCCTGTTGCTTTCGGAGGGGCTGTCGGACAACTTCAGGCAAAGGCTGAAATTGTAGGTGGTCCCCCAAAGACAAATGAACTTGGCACCTATCGGTTAACTATATCCGGTGTTGGCAATCTGAAACTGATTACACCGCCAAAAATCAATTTCCCGAAATCCTTCGAGACATACGAACCGCGCATCACGGACAACTCTAAGGCAGATGATGCGGGCTGCACAGGAAACGTGGTATTTGAATACCGGTTCGTGCCCAGAGAAGTGGGGAATTTTACCATACCTGAAACGCCCTTTGTCTATTTCGACCCCGCAGACAAGACCTACCACACTATTGCTTTGCAGGCTATCCCGCTCAATATCAAGCAGGGAGAACGTTCGGCAAGCGAGGTGGATAAGGAGTTGGAACTGATGCGTAGCGACATCATATCAGAACCGCAGGACGAGCCTAAGCACCTGCTGCCAAAATGGGGCTCACCGCTCTACATCTTCCTTCTTCTGGCAATCATCGCAGCATTCGTATGGGTCTATAAATGGCTTGGCAAGAATCTGGAAATACGTAGTGATGCAGAAGGCTGGAGAAGACGGAAATCGGGGAAGAAAGCGTCTGTCAGACTAAGAAAAGCCGAGCAATTACTAAACGAAAAAGACGATATCTTCTGCGCTGAAATTCTCAAAGCATTCAAAGTGTATATTGCAGAACACTACAACATTGGCGTGGGCGAAATCAGTAAGCAGAAAATAGAAGACCTTCTGACTGAAGACAACGTGGAACCAGCGCTCAGAAGCGAGTTGCTGGGTATGCTCGATGAATGTGAACAAGTGCGCTTTTCGGGTGTTATTTCGAACATCACGAAGGATGAAATGCTCCTGAAGGCGAATGACATCATGAACAAATTGATAAACGCAAATAAAAACGGTAAGCAATGA
- a CDS encoding tetratricopeptide repeat protein: MVLGLLSVSASAQTAFWKSVRQGNRAFRSGDFDKAEKIYHQALAKDTANPYILYNLGNVNFSKNNTEDAQRYLQNAAKSNKQPSTEKTQLLKAYANHNLGVIHQMQAGKEKDKKQEELQQAIEYYKEALRNNPSDEDTRYNLALCQYQLKKEQQNQQNQQEQQNQQNKNENKDQDKDKQDQKQDQQQNQNEQRNNPEKQPVSPQTQQMMNLSRQEEQKTRDKLNKIPRGRTGLEKNW; encoded by the coding sequence ATGGTGCTTGGATTGCTGTCTGTTTCAGCATCTGCACAAACTGCTTTCTGGAAATCCGTCAGACAGGGCAACAGGGCTTTCAGGTCAGGAGATTTCGACAAGGCGGAAAAAATATATCATCAGGCACTCGCAAAAGATACGGCAAACCCATATATCCTTTACAATCTGGGAAATGTAAATTTCTCAAAAAACAACACCGAGGATGCGCAAAGATATTTGCAAAATGCTGCAAAAAGCAATAAGCAGCCTTCAACTGAAAAAACTCAACTTCTGAAGGCATACGCTAACCACAATCTGGGGGTAATCCATCAAATGCAGGCAGGAAAGGAAAAGGACAAGAAGCAAGAAGAGTTACAACAAGCCATAGAGTATTACAAAGAGGCGCTGAGAAACAATCCTTCAGATGAAGACACACGTTATAACCTTGCACTTTGTCAGTATCAGTTGAAAAAGGAACAGCAGAATCAGCAGAACCAACAGGAGCAGCAAAATCAGCAAAACAAGAACGAAAATAAAGATCAAGATAAAGACAAGCAAGACCAGAAACAGGACCAGCAACAAAACCAAAACGAACAAAGGAATAATCCGGAAAAGCAACCTGTCAGCCCACAAACGCAGCAAATGATGAACCTGTCGAGGCAGGAGGAGCAGAAAACACGCGACAAACTTAACAAAATACCACGCGGAAGGACAGGGCTCGAAAAGAATTGGTAA
- a CDS encoding vWA domain-containing protein produces the protein MFRFANPEYLYALLLIPAFIVVWLLTLFAYRKRMKRFGERKLVHGLVEEYSRKRYITKFALMTSALAMIVLMMARPQFGMQTTKDTKKGIEAIFVVDVSNSMLARDVQPSRLEKAKILATTIIDRMQNDKVGLIVFAGEAYPQLPITNDLVSARMFLDAITTDMVSIQGTNLAAAISLANNSFTANKRVGKAIVVITDGENHEENALEAAKEAADDNRNVYVLGIGSTEGSPIPQGDGPMTDNNGQVVVTALNEEICKQVAKEGNGKYIHVDNSNNALQQLQNEIDKLQHDTAITAYDTYNEQFIAFAILALFFIVAEFLIFETKNPFYRKFRLFTK, from the coding sequence ATGTTTAGATTTGCAAATCCGGAATACCTCTACGCACTCCTGCTGATACCCGCCTTCATCGTGGTATGGCTGCTTACACTCTTCGCCTATCGTAAACGCATGAAACGATTCGGAGAGCGCAAACTCGTGCACGGACTCGTGGAGGAATATTCAAGAAAAAGATACATCACCAAGTTTGCACTCATGACGTCGGCATTAGCCATGATAGTTCTCATGATGGCGAGGCCACAGTTCGGAATGCAGACAACAAAGGATACAAAAAAAGGAATAGAAGCCATTTTCGTGGTGGACGTTTCCAACTCAATGCTGGCGCGTGATGTACAGCCTTCAAGGCTCGAAAAGGCTAAGATTCTTGCAACAACCATCATTGACAGAATGCAGAACGACAAAGTAGGACTAATCGTGTTTGCAGGAGAAGCCTATCCGCAACTGCCTATAACGAACGACCTCGTTTCGGCAAGGATGTTCCTCGATGCCATAACCACAGACATGGTGAGCATACAGGGTACGAATCTCGCTGCGGCTATATCGTTGGCAAACAATAGTTTTACTGCAAACAAAAGAGTAGGAAAAGCAATAGTTGTCATTACCGATGGAGAAAACCATGAGGAAAATGCATTAGAAGCAGCAAAGGAAGCCGCAGACGATAACCGTAACGTCTATGTCCTCGGAATAGGAAGCACAGAAGGTTCACCCATACCGCAAGGTGACGGCCCAATGACCGACAACAACGGACAGGTCGTGGTCACGGCATTAAACGAGGAAATCTGTAAGCAAGTGGCAAAGGAAGGCAACGGAAAGTACATACACGTGGACAACTCAAACAACGCCCTTCAACAGTTGCAAAACGAAATAGATAAGTTGCAGCACGATACGGCAATAACTGCATACGACACCTACAACGAGCAGTTCATCGCCTTCGCAATTCTGGCACTTTTCTTCATCGTTGCAGAATTTCTCATCTTTGAGACAAAAAATCCATTCTACAGAAAATTCAGATTGTTTACGAAATAA
- a CDS encoding vWA domain-containing protein, which translates to MTLANPIYLLLLLLLIPMVWWHFSRLRKHEPTIKMATTAPFRKLPVTMKTMLVHLPFFLRMLVFILIVIVLARPQTRNAISKNEQEGIDIMLAMDISVSMLHQDLTPDRITAAKNVATEFISNRPNDNIGLTLFGGEAFTQCPLTTDHAALLSLLVRVNCNLQRQGVIAPGTAIGMGIANAVTHLERSHTKSKVVILLTDGENNTGNISPLTATEMAKNLGIRIYVISVGVPGYENQSNTEPLDNDTTANGVNNTNTLEEIAAQTGGLYYSAQSTDELSEIYKDIDQLEKSKLTTTNYNKRYEAYQLFGLVALIIFTLEMLLRLTWLRRLP; encoded by the coding sequence GTGACACTCGCCAATCCTATATATCTGTTATTGTTACTGCTCCTCATCCCTATGGTGTGGTGGCACTTCTCACGTCTCAGGAAGCATGAGCCGACCATAAAAATGGCAACAACCGCGCCATTCAGGAAACTTCCGGTAACGATGAAAACCATGCTCGTGCATCTGCCTTTCTTCCTGAGAATGCTTGTCTTCATACTCATCGTCATAGTCCTGGCACGACCACAAACGAGAAATGCTATATCGAAAAACGAGCAGGAAGGCATTGATATTATGTTGGCAATGGACATCTCTGTCAGTATGTTGCACCAAGACCTTACGCCCGACAGAATAACGGCGGCAAAGAATGTGGCAACAGAATTTATCTCAAACAGGCCAAACGACAACATCGGTCTGACTCTCTTCGGAGGCGAGGCGTTCACACAATGCCCGCTGACCACCGACCATGCAGCCTTGCTCAGTCTTCTCGTCAGGGTGAATTGCAACCTGCAGCGCCAAGGTGTCATCGCGCCGGGCACGGCAATAGGCATGGGAATAGCCAATGCCGTTACTCATCTCGAAAGAAGCCATACGAAAAGCAAAGTGGTCATACTGCTGACCGACGGGGAAAACAATACCGGCAACATCTCACCACTCACGGCTACGGAAATGGCGAAAAACCTCGGAATAAGAATATATGTCATTTCGGTAGGTGTGCCGGGATACGAAAACCAGTCAAATACAGAACCTCTCGACAATGACACAACAGCCAATGGGGTGAACAATACAAACACGCTTGAAGAAATCGCTGCACAGACGGGAGGACTGTATTATTCAGCTCAAAGCACTGATGAATTGAGTGAAATATATAAAGATATAGACCAACTGGAAAAGTCGAAACTGACAACAACGAACTACAACAAGCGATACGAAGCCTATCAACTCTTCGGGCTCGTGGCACTCATCATCTTTACGCTCGAAATGCTCTTGAGGCTGACGTGGCTCAGAAGACTTCCATAA
- a CDS encoding BatD family protein, producing MKSYAIKIQMLILAVLSTIAVQAQVKVEAALDSALIHIGQQTTLTANIAAPNNQVVNFPQIEESAQIVPGIEVVAVGKIDTLAADNGLKLKREYILTSFDSANYQIPPFEVEVSGKRYQSAKPMNLKVVSVPVDTTHLQKFFSEKDVVDADFEWSPLFWALVLLLPLLVVADVWLLRRAKRNKPIRKKVVVQPKQQPHSKAIDEINAIKQTEFVTKEEEKTYYVKLTDTLRRYIKERFGVDTEEKTSSEIIQAMEQVNDETALAELREILSTADLVKFADLSTSLSEKDRNFMQALDYVNNTKAEAPEPEKPVVKEIVLEEDAMRRRRTLRWTLITLLSIMAIVLCIYLCIEIYEML from the coding sequence ATGAAATCTTATGCAATAAAAATACAGATGCTGATTCTGGCTGTGCTATCTACTATCGCAGTGCAGGCACAGGTAAAAGTTGAAGCCGCGCTCGATTCAGCACTCATACACATCGGACAGCAGACAACCCTGACCGCAAACATCGCAGCGCCAAATAACCAAGTTGTTAATTTTCCTCAAATCGAAGAAAGCGCACAAATAGTTCCGGGTATAGAAGTGGTGGCTGTGGGAAAAATCGACACTCTCGCTGCGGACAATGGCTTAAAACTGAAAAGAGAATACATACTCACTTCTTTTGATTCAGCAAACTATCAGATACCCCCATTTGAAGTAGAAGTCTCAGGAAAACGATATCAGTCTGCAAAACCGATGAACCTGAAAGTGGTATCCGTACCTGTGGACACGACACATCTCCAGAAGTTCTTCTCCGAGAAAGACGTGGTGGATGCGGACTTCGAATGGTCGCCACTATTTTGGGCATTAGTTCTGCTTTTGCCACTTCTCGTCGTGGCAGATGTCTGGCTCCTGCGAAGAGCGAAGCGAAACAAACCCATCAGGAAAAAAGTGGTGGTGCAGCCAAAACAACAACCGCACAGCAAGGCAATTGATGAAATCAATGCCATAAAGCAAACGGAATTTGTTACGAAAGAAGAAGAGAAAACATACTACGTAAAACTCACCGACACACTGCGCCGATACATAAAAGAGCGTTTCGGGGTGGATACGGAAGAAAAAACTTCTTCAGAAATCATACAGGCGATGGAACAGGTGAATGATGAGACCGCTCTGGCAGAACTCAGGGAAATACTTTCCACTGCCGACCTCGTGAAGTTTGCTGACCTCTCCACGTCGCTCTCTGAAAAAGACCGCAACTTCATGCAAGCACTCGACTATGTGAACAACACGAAGGCGGAGGCGCCAGAACCTGAAAAACCTGTCGTCAAGGAAATCGTACTCGAAGAAGATGCCATGAGGCGCAGGCGCACCCTGCGGTGGACACTCATCACGCTCCTCTCAATCATGGCAATAGTGCTCTGCATATACCTCTGCATCGAAATCTACGAAATGTTATAA
- a CDS encoding DUF58 domain-containing protein, protein MQDTVELLKKVRRVEFKTKALTNNIFAGEYHSAFKGRGMSFAEVREYQPGDDVRDIDWNVTARFNRPFVKVYEEERELTVMLLVDISSSLDFGTHRRTQRELVAEMAATLAFSATQNNDKIGVIFFSDRIEKFIPPKKGRKHILYIIRELLAFPTANRRTNISVPLEFLMGAIKRKCIAFIMSDFIDDADFSRPLTIANRKHDVVALRVYDKRMIALPDVGLMKVQDSETGQTQYIDTSSKTVREAQRKWWIESSKKLAEVFTKSGVDNVDVVTDGDYVKALMKLFSKRI, encoded by the coding sequence ATGCAAGATACCGTTGAACTCCTGAAGAAAGTAAGGCGCGTAGAATTCAAGACGAAGGCGCTGACCAACAATATCTTTGCCGGCGAATATCATTCCGCGTTCAAGGGCAGGGGTATGTCATTTGCAGAAGTGCGGGAATATCAGCCGGGCGACGATGTGCGCGACATAGACTGGAACGTTACGGCACGTTTCAACCGGCCTTTCGTCAAAGTGTATGAAGAAGAGCGCGAACTTACCGTGATGCTGCTTGTGGACATCTCCTCAAGCCTCGATTTCGGCACGCACCGACGGACACAGCGCGAACTCGTGGCAGAAATGGCTGCCACATTGGCATTCAGTGCAACACAAAACAATGACAAGATAGGAGTAATTTTCTTCAGCGACCGCATAGAAAAATTCATACCCCCTAAAAAAGGACGCAAGCACATTCTCTATATTATTCGCGAACTCCTCGCTTTCCCTACAGCCAACAGGCGGACAAATATCAGTGTGCCTCTCGAATTCCTTATGGGAGCAATCAAGAGAAAATGTATTGCGTTCATCATGAGCGACTTCATCGATGATGCCGATTTCAGCCGACCACTCACCATAGCCAACAGAAAACACGATGTCGTGGCACTCCGGGTGTACGACAAGCGAATGATAGCACTGCCCGACGTAGGACTGATGAAGGTGCAGGACAGCGAAACAGGACAGACACAATACATCGACACATCGAGCAAGACAGTGCGCGAAGCACAGCGGAAATGGTGGATAGAGTCCTCGAAAAAATTGGCAGAAGTTTTTACCAAAAGTGGTGTGGATAACGTCGATGTAGTAACCGATGGCGATTACGTCAAGGCATTGATGAAATTGTTTTCAAAACGAATCTGA
- a CDS encoding AAA family ATPase has product MATNVDIQALNAEIENQSAFLSELSDGMHRTIVGQKHLIDALLIGLISNGHILLEGVPGLAKTLAIKTLAQLIDAKFSRIQFTPDLLPADVIGTLVYSQKQETFSVKKGPVFANFLLADEINRAPAKVQSALLEAMQERQVTIGEETFPLPEPFLVLATQNPIEQEGTYSLPEAQVDRFMMKVVVSYPSLEEEKQIIRSQIAAEQPEVQPVISIGKILEAREVVKKVYVDERIEQYITDIVFASRNPEKYGLPALKNYISFGGSPRASINLAIAGRTCAYMKHRGYVIPEDIRDVAFDVLRHRIGLTYEAEAENITADTIIKEILNKVQVP; this is encoded by the coding sequence ATGGCTACAAATGTAGATATTCAGGCATTGAATGCTGAAATAGAAAACCAGTCGGCATTCCTTTCAGAACTCTCTGATGGTATGCACAGAACCATCGTAGGACAGAAGCATCTTATCGATGCACTCCTCATAGGACTTATCAGCAACGGACACATCCTGCTTGAAGGTGTGCCCGGACTGGCAAAAACACTGGCAATAAAGACTCTGGCGCAACTGATTGATGCGAAATTCAGCAGAATTCAGTTCACACCCGACCTTCTCCCTGCCGACGTCATAGGCACACTCGTCTATAGTCAGAAACAAGAGACGTTCAGCGTGAAGAAAGGTCCCGTCTTTGCCAATTTCCTGTTGGCAGACGAAATCAACCGCGCTCCGGCAAAGGTGCAGAGTGCGCTCCTCGAAGCCATGCAGGAACGTCAGGTAACGATTGGCGAAGAAACATTCCCGCTGCCGGAACCCTTCCTCGTTCTTGCCACACAAAACCCCATCGAACAGGAAGGAACCTATTCGCTCCCCGAAGCACAGGTGGACCGCTTCATGATGAAGGTGGTGGTGTCCTATCCATCGCTTGAAGAAGAGAAGCAAATCATCCGTTCACAGATTGCTGCAGAACAGCCCGAAGTTCAGCCGGTCATCAGCATCGGGAAAATTCTCGAAGCACGCGAAGTCGTCAAGAAGGTGTATGTGGACGAAAGAATAGAGCAATACATCACCGACATTGTCTTTGCATCGCGCAACCCTGAAAAGTACGGACTGCCTGCGCTGAAGAACTATATCAGTTTCGGTGGCTCACCCCGTGCAAGCATCAACCTCGCCATTGCAGGGCGCACATGTGCTTACATGAAGCACCGTGGTTATGTCATCCCAGAAGACATTCGCGATGTGGCATTCGACGTTCTGCGCCACCGCATAGGCCTGACCTACGAAGCCGAAGCCGAAAACATTACAGCCGACACAATAATCAAAGAGATACTCAACAAGGTACAAGTGCCTTAA